A stretch of the Nematostella vectensis chromosome 1, jaNemVect1.1, whole genome shotgun sequence genome encodes the following:
- the LOC5517381 gene encoding ragulator complex protein LAMTOR5 homolog — protein sequence MEKDLESHVDDVMSEHGVVGVMCTDDQGLSLIAKGTANPATAGFVQNLAESARKLYPDSEQQPVICLESDACNLLIKSQNKVTIAVHKVPS from the exons ATGGAGAAGGATCTCGAGAGCCACGTGGATGATGT TATGTCAGAACATGGAGTTGTCGGTGTAATGTGCACAGATGATCAAGGGCTTTCTCTTATTG CAAAGGGTACAGCAAACCCAGCTACAGCTGGCTTTGTACAGAATCTAGCAGAGTCTGCCAGAAAACTTTACCCAGATAGTGAGCAACAACCAGTCATTTGTCTTGAATCAGATGCTTG CAATCTTCTCATCAAATCACAAAACAAAGTCACTATAGCAGTGCATAAAGTACCATCATAG
- the LOC5517426 gene encoding kelch-like protein 12, with translation MSMDEEIHFKSVIDTDFKLSILDRLNSLRKENVLCDAVIQIGGKTHPVHKNVLCAASPFFRGLFTNDMQEKNQEHIELQVISGDVGEEVISFMYTGAIKVEKENAQDIVMAGDFLLIPSLKSAAARFLEATLNAENCVFLRDFAIRYNCSALGEAANCLIDRSFVDISRASYFRELSYETVVELVSRNEINVSKEEEVLTAIFRWIKHEPIARKQYIHSLIGKVRMFSLSKYTIQECLYEENLIFEDPICTQMFIEGLQIHLFPDSMLNKLIRPRDSLWDTAFMVVISGGHSAPMKPIPHLLAYDLISGVWYHFPSSNLSVPRTRHCATVCEGYLYILGGTPCQIMEKFDHRLKSWSHDFSDIDNPVMHAAVVTHKEKIILIGGENRLNEASNVLSIVQEYDPKVNKWRYLAKMKCGRAAHIAALIGDHIYVAGGFGDKSVHGCGEKYSIETNEWVGIADMQSRRRFAAGCAINGKLFVAGGYHAEDWIAYSSCEIYNPASDLWCMVSNMPEPRAACGVVKIEGSVFLFGGENGGRPNDKLGSVVQYSVDNDSWELQRPMPEVRSCLQACTVYLPRQTFLTLEPKSDEELFL, from the coding sequence ATGTCCATGGACgaagaaatacattttaaatCAGTCATAGATACAGATTTCAAGCTTTCAATTCTCGACAGACTAAATAGTCTAAGGAAAGAAAACGTCCTTTGTGATGCCGTGATTCAAATTGGTGGCAAGACCCATCCAGTTCATAAAAATGTTCTTTGCGCCGCGAGTCCGTTCTTTCGTGGCTTATTTACCAATGACATGCAGGAAAAGAACCAGGAACACATCGAATTGCAAGTTATAAGTGGCGATGTTGGCGAAGAAGTAATTTCTTTTATGTACACGGGTGCAATCAAAGTGGAGAAGGAGAACGCTCAAGACATTGTCATGGCTGGGGATTTTTTACTGATCCCAAGTTTAAAGTCGGCTGCTGCTAGATTTCTCGAGGCAACATTGAACGCGGAAAACTGCGTTTTTTTGAGGGACTTTGCCATCAGATACAATTGTAGTGCCTTGGGAGAAGCGGCAAACTGTTTAATTGATCGGAGCTTTGTTGATATTTCAAGAGCCAGCTATTTTAGGGAACTGAGTTATGAAACAGTTGTCGAATTGGTGTCTCGTAATGAGATTAATGTGtcaaaagaagaagaagtgtTGACTGCTATTTTTCGCTGGATTAAGCATGAACCAATAGCACGTAAGCAATACATACACTCCTTGATTGGGAAAGTGCGTATGTTCTCTCTCTCCAAGTACACCATCCAGGAATGTTTGTATGAGGaaaatttgatttttgaaGACCCTATTTGTACACAGATGTTCATTGAGGGATTGCAAATACATCTTTTTCCAGACAGCATGTTGAATAAGCTCATCCGCCCACGTGACTCTCTCTGGGATACAGCCTTTATGGTGGTGATTTCTGGAGGTCACAGTGCCCCCATGAAACCCATCCCTCACTTATTGGCATATGATTTGATTTCTGGTGTCTGGTATCACTTTCCATCCAGCAACCTAAGTGTGCCTCGGACAAGACACTGTGCTACAGTTTGTGAAGGTTACCTCTATATTTTAGGTGGCACGCCCTGCCAGATCATGGAGAAATTTGACCACCGCTTAAAGAGTTGGAGTCATGACTTTAGTGACATAGACAATCCTGTTATGCATGCAGCTGTGGTTACCCACAAGGAGAAGATCATTCTGATTGGTGGGGAAAACCGATTGAATGAGGCTAGCAATGTGTTAAGCATTGTCCAGGAATATGACCCAAAAGTGAACAAATGGCGATATCTGGCCAAAATGAAATGTGGCCGTGCAGCTCACATTGCTGCTTTAATTGGTGACCATATATATGTGGCAGGTGGGTTTGGGGATAAAAGTGTCCATGGGTGTGGTGAGAAATACAGCATTGAGACAAATGAGTGGGTCGGCATTGCAGACATGCAATCTAGGCGTCGGTTTGCTGCAGGCTGTGCCATTAATGGTAAACTATTTGTAGCTGGAGGATATCACGCTGAGGACTGGATTGCATACTCTAGTTGTGAGATATACAACCCTGCTAGTGACCTTTGGTGCATGGTGTCTAATATGCCCGAGCCTAGGGCTGCCTGTGGAGTAGTTAAAATTGAAGGGAGTGTTTTCCTTTTCGGAGGTGAAAATGGTGGTAGGCCAAATGATAAGCTAGGCAGTGTAGTGCAGTACAGTGTTGATAATGATAGCTGGGAGTTGCAGAGACCCATGCCAGAAGTTCGGTCTTGTCTACAGGCTTGTACAGTGTACCTTCCAAGACAGACATTTCTTACTCTAGAACCTAAATCAGATGAAGAGTTGTTTCTTTAA